The window TATCTTCGGCTTTCATTTGTGTGCAGATAGGTAAAAAAGTAAATCAACTATTCCTGTCGTTGCTCAGGACAATACAGACTTACCATCTACCCACAAGGCGATCTATTGGGTACTCATTGGGTATAGAGACTACCCAGTATGGTTACGAACCCACCTGATGCTTGAGATAAGAAATCAATGAAACGCTCTTACCCTGCAAGCCAAGCTTACGGCGAATATTTTTGCGGTGAGTGCGGACTGTATCTGCTGTGATTGAAAGGAGTTCGCCTATACGTTCGGTGCCTTTACCGGCCTCAATATAACGGCAGATTTCAACTTCACGGGGAGTGAGCTTAAGCAGCAAATCTTCAAACTGATCACCGGTCTCCCCGGCCAGGGCGGAGAGACGTTCTTTGATGAACCGACCAAAACTCCGGCGCATCTGCGGCACAGGCTCCTTAATCATACGGTCAAGAGCAGGCATAATCTGTTCACGGACCTGCAAGGCAAAATCCTCATGCATGTCCTTTTTTTCTTCTTCAACTGACTCAATAACGGTACGCAGGGCCACATTCATACCGTCAACCTGCTCACGAGTTTCTTCAAGCCCTGTTTCAAGGCGCTGAATATCGGTCATGTCGCGCAGTCCGAGATGAAAAACTGTGCCGGTCTGAAGACGGACTTTGTGCATAGTCAGCTCAACAGGAATTTTCTTCCCGGAACTATGTCTCGCTGTAAGTAATTCATCAAAGGGAACCGGAATTTCAGTGGTACAGGTTTCAAAATGTTCCCGCACCACTTTGGAAGATTTCGCACTGAATATACTCAAACAACTATTACCGGAAAGAGCACAGCTGCGGCCGAAGAGCCTCTCTGCGGCGGGATTGGAAGTGAGTATGCGAAAAGTAGAATCTGCCAGGAAAGTAGGGTCCTGCGCCGCTTCAAACAAAGCATTAAAAAGGGCAATGCTGTCATCAAGAGCCGCAATATTATCTTCCATGCGCTCTTCGTAAGCTTCGTGCAATTCCACAAAAGGGGCGTTATTGGTGACAACGGCAACATACCCCTCAGAGCAATACGGGCCGGCAAGGGGAATCAATCGCAGCGAATAGCTCCCTCCGCTCTCCCCATAAGGAATCTCATGAACCCCTGCCACAGGATATGCTTTAATAAAATCTTCAATGCCGGAAGCTTCCACGCCCAGAATATTCCAGAGCCGCCGCCCTTCCAAAGGACACTCAAAAAACTCCACCACCCGTGCGCTGGCTGAACAGATGCGCCCGCCGCCATCAGTAAAAAGGATAAAATCAGAAAAGGATTCAAAAACTTCGGAAATAGGTTCAGGGAGACGTTCAAAATTGTCGTCTGTATTTGAGCTCACGGGGAGTTCCTGTGCTTGATAATTAATTGAAGTATAACTTCTTAACAAGCAATTCAGGTTAATTCAAATGTGATGAGGTTTAGATCTAAATTTGAGAAGACAAGCGTAACGTAATATTTTTTAAACGAAAAAAGGCTCAGCTTAAAATTCAAGCCAAGCCTTTTGTAGAAAGCAGAAATTTTAAAGTATCCGTAAACCAGAACAAGAATCTAGTGCCCTTCACATACATGCTTACTTGGAGCCCATCCATCCATATACCATGCCCGCGCGCCCTGAATCTGCAAGCCGTGATAGCGTACGTACTCAAGCTCCTCATCGGAATAAGCATGCCCTTCAATAGGCATAAGAGCGTCGACCTCCGTGGGGCCGTAAGCATCATTGGAGGCATCAGCGACAAATACGGGCTGCCCTATCGCCCCTGAAGGGTGCTTAATGGTCAACTTTCCAAGTCCAATCCCCTCTGCCATGCATGGAATTTCTATGTCATGAACGATATCCATTTTGAATCTCCTTGAATTTGCTAAATGAAGCCAGATAGTACTGATCAATAAATTATGCTGTCATATTAAGCATAATATTTTGAGATGGACAATATGGTGGTTCTGCCTAGGGAAATGGCATCGATGGGGGGGTACTGTATCCCCAAATCAGAATATTCCTGCTGGATTATTCATACGTTTCTGCGATATAGAGCAGCTATCAGAAGAACAATTACTTGCGAGGAATTTGATGGGCTGTTGTATCGGAGAGAAGCATAGCAACTGGTGTCAGGATAACCCCACAGGTCCCAGTTACCCCCCTGTTTACATAGATAAAGATGGAAATGAGTACTGCATTTTTCACGCACCTGCGGAATGCAAGTTTGTTGAGTTGTATGATGAGCGTAAAGGTGGAGAGCAACCTTCTTTAATGGCTGGGGAGGACTTTAATCAGCTTGTGTTTGATCGGATACAGGGGGTTATTGATGCTGGGGAGGATGAGGAAGCTGATAATTTCTCAGGATACCCCGAAAGTTGGAACCCTCGTTGTAATTTTGCAGGAACTATTTTTCACAAAGGAATATATCAACCTAACTTCCTTGAATCTTTCGACATAGATTTACCCCCCACATCTTTTCATGCATGTGAATTTCATGGCCGTAGTAATTTTTCTAAAACTACATTTAATGGCGTAGCTTCTTTTACTATGGCTAAATTCCATAAATCAATAACTATCAGAAACACAACTTTTAAAAGCATAGCTGATTTTAGTTATTCCACGTTCAAATCACGTGCTTCATTTTTCGCAACTCAATTTAGGAACGAGACATACTTTCAATTTTGCCGCTTTTTAGGATATACAAAATTTGAAAAATCAAAACTTAAAACAAATGTTGGATTTCTTAAATGTGAATTTGATGATGTCAAATTTGATAGCACCCATTTTTTAATGCGAACATTTTTCATAAAAAGTATTTTTAATAAATCTGCATACTTTGACAATTGTACTTTTAATGACGTTTCTTTTGAGGAAGCAAAATCCCAAAAAGCATTCCGCATTCAGGATTCAACTTTAAACGAATCTAACTTCAACAGTATGATTTTTCATGGTTCTATAGATTTCAACAACTCAGAATTTTCTAATACTGCTGACTTCACAAATACTATTTTTCTAAACTATTCGAATTTTAAAAATACAAAATTTCAAGGAACAGCATTATTCCTTCATACCCATTTCAAAGAATGGACCTATTTCCGCAATGCAGCCTTCAAAGGAGAAACAACCTTCGCAGGAGCAATCTCAAAAGAAACCATCCTCATAGAATCCACAGATCTTTCAAATCTAAAGCTAACCGAAACCAACATCGAATCCTTCCAATTCACAGAATGCACATGGCCCACAATAAATGGACGGAAAGCTATCTACGATGAAAAAATTGCCCTCGAATCGGACCAAACACCCGACTACCTGAAACTCGAAGAAATCTACCGCCGCCTAAAAAAAATAGCCCGCCAAAACAACGATGAAATGCAGACCTCGGCTTGGCATTACAAAGAAAAAGAAATGATGCGCAAAAGACTCCGCCAAGAAAACGGACCGGGAGTCATCGAAAAAATCGCAGCAAAAGCTTGCGCATGCCTGCCCTGCGACATTGAAAGGACAAAAGAAAAATTTTCCAAACTACTCACGTTAACCGAAAAACAACGCACCCCATTCCTGCGATTCCTTAACTCCGCCTACTGGATAGTCTCGGGCTACGGCGAAGAACCACTTCGAGCCGGAATCTGGATGCTGATCTTCATATTAGGCGCAATACTCCCCGCCTTCTTCGGCCCGGAAGTTAATCAAGTAACAAATACGCTCTCAGATTTCATCAAAGGCTGGATGTGGTACATGCCACTTATGAAAGTAAGCGACGTAGATGCCACTGGATGGAATTACCTATTCAAAGCTATCTTCAATGTAACCATCTCAATCCAAGCCGCCCTCTTCGCCTTCGCCCTGCGCAACAAACTAAGAAGATAAAAAATCCGGTCCGAGCATGATGCTTGGACCGGATTTTTCTTTCAGAAAAGTAAAAGGGTGCTAGACTTAACGTCTAACACCCTGTATTTACTGTGGTAGGCCACCAAGGACTTGAACCTTGAACCAACGGATTAAGAGTACCGGCCTGCCGAATTTATCCCGCCTTAACGAAGCCATAAGTTGTTTAATTCAAAGAACAACACTCTTTAACCTACCTTATATGATTTAAGCAAAAATTACCTTATTTAGGGATTTTTATGGGGAATAGCATGGGGAATACACGCCCCACCCCTGCGGAATCCCACGGATGAATTATGGGAAATTAGAGCAAAAATTGCTCTTCCCCACAAACAGGTAAAAAAGGTAAGGTCATGGCTGCCAAAAAAGAAATAAAACCGCATACAAAGGCGTGTTTTACATCACCAGCACCAACCCCACAACCGGGGCAAATGAGAGAATCTACTACATCCGTTATTATAAGAACGGAAAATCCATCGAAGAGAAAGCCGGTCGCCAGCATCAGGACCGCATGACGCCCGCCAAAGCCAACCGACTCCGAGTACTGCGCATTGAAGGCCGGGTTGACTCCAATGAAGAGCGCAGGGAAAAAGTCCGCGCCAAACGCGCCCAGAAGAACGTCAGCCGACTTTGGGAAGCTTTTTATGACGCCAAGCAGGAAAACAGGAGCATAAAAGATGACCGCAACCGCTGGCGCAGCTACCTGCTCAAGGATTTCGGCAACAAGCTGCCCGAAGAAATCGCCACGCTGGATGTGGACAACCTCCGCCGCAAACTTCAGGATCGCGGCCTTGCTCCCGGCACAGTCAAACAGGGCTTGGTCCTGCTGAAACGTATTCTGAATTTTGCAGCCAAGCGTGGCCTGTGCGAACCTATCAATTCCGGTCGGCTTCATTTTGAAATGCCAAAACTCAACAACACTAAAACCGAAGACCTGACCGGCAAACAACTCGCAAGGCTTCTAGAAGCGATTGAGAACGAACCGAACAAGTCAGCAGGCAGCCTAATGCTCATGGCCCTGTACACTGGCATGCGTAAGGGCGAAATTTACAGGCTGCAATGGCAGGATATTGATTTCGAGCGCGGTTTCATTTTGATCCGTGCCCCCAAGGGCGGAATTGACCAGCGTATCCCCATAAACACCCCGGCCAGAAATGTTCTTGAAGATCAGCAGACCAGAACCGGCAACTCCGAATGGATATTCCCCGGTAGATTTGAAGGACACGTCAAGGACATGCGCGAACATCTTGAGCGCATCCGCACCAATGCGGGGCTGCCCAAAGACTTCCGGCCCATGCACGGCTTGCGGCACGTCTTCGCCTCTACCCTAGCCAGTTCCGGGCAGGTGGATATGTACACCCTGCAAAAGCTGCTTACCCACAAAAGCCCGGCCATGGTTCAAAGATATGCCCACCTGCGTGATGATGCCATGCAGCGGGCCAGCGAGGTTGCCGGGGATATGTATAAGGCTATGCAGAAGAAGAAAACTACGGCTTGAGCGGGGCTTCCATTCAAGCTGCCGAAAATTAAAATCCCCCACATTGACCTGCCCTGCAATCGTGGTTAAAGTTCAAATATAAGGAGACTGAAATGGTTTTACTTTTCGATGATGCCAAAAAGCTTGAAAAAGCCGTGGGAGAAGAAGCCGCAGAGGTTATTGCCCACGTTCTTGAAAAGCACGAAGAAAAATCCAAGCAAGAGCTTGAAGAAGCTAAAAAGGAACTTGTCACCAGAGCTGACCTTTATAAGGTAGAGGGAAACTTGAAGGCTGACATGACCCGACTTGAAACCAAAGTGGAAAATATTGAGTCCAATTTGGAAAACAAGATCAGGGCTGAAGTTCAGGCTGCCAAATCCGAAACCATCAAATGGATGGCTGGAATGCTCATGGTTCAGGCAGCCACGGTTGCTGCCTTGGTCAAGTTGTTGGGTTAAAATCCGGTTCAGCTTCATGCTTTGGAATAATTGATAAAATGCACGCAAATCCCCCGCAAAGTTCACGCTTTGCGGGGGATTTTTTTGCCGAAAACCCAGCTTGTGCCACTTTTAAGAGATAGTCATAGATTACGCGCAGTTAAAAAAAGCAATCCTCCGCTTTGAGGTGATGCTCCGCAAATATAACGAAGACTCAACCGATCTTGATGAGATCACAAAAGGTGCTGTGCAGGATTCATTGGTCATGCGTTTTGAACACACGCTAGAACTGGCTTAGAAAAGCTGCAAGCGGCCTCTGTTCGAGGAAGGATACGTTGAAGTAAAAACCATGGGGCCGAAGCCGATGATGCGCTTTGCTTTCACTGCGGATCTTATCGCCAATGTTGATAACTGGATCGGATACATCAATGCCCGCAATGACACCTCGCACGATTATTCCGGCGACAAGGCAGACGCCATCTTGGATATTGTAGATGATTTCTATGATGATGTGGTCGATCTGTACGAGAAGATTTCAAAGGAAGCATGGAAATAATGCCGAAAATTGGGGAGTTCCTTATGCGGCGTTTGAAGACTTCACGCCTACTGCGAATGTATCCTGTATTTATCTATCTTCCGGTACAGGGTGGCCCGTGAAATGCCGAGAAGTTTGGCGGTTAAGGCCCGGTTGTTGTTTGTCTTTTTTAATATATCCTGAATTGTTTTACGCACTACGTCATCCAAAGTGCCACTGGAATGGGGGGGGACTTCCGGGATCACATGCGGCATTCCCAGATGTTTGACTTCGATAGTTTCTCCGCCGCAGAGATGGAGGGCTCTTTGTATGCAGTTTTCCAGTTCTCTGACATTGCCCGGCCAGTGATAACTGGCGAGCAGGTTTTGGGCTTCCGGGCTAAGTGACGGGGGGGAGGCTGCTCCTTCTTTCAGAAAAAGGGAAGCCAATAATAAGATATCATCCCGGCCCCTTTCCTTAAGGGGAGGGATGTGGATGGGGAAGACATTCAGTCGGTAGTAGAGATCTTCTCTGAATCGTCCGTCCCGGATAGCTGTGGGCAAATTTACATGGGTGGCGGCAATGATCCTAGTATCAACTTTTACCGGTTTGTCTGCCCCGATGCGGTAAACCTCCCCGGTCTCAAGTACACGAAGTAATTTAACCTGCATCCTGTAGGGCATGTCGCCGATCTCATCCAGAAGAATTGTTCCGGTGTTGGCAAGTTCAAATTTACCCGGCTTTCCGCCTTTGGCTGCTCCGGTAAAAGTTCCGTCCACGTAACCGAATAGTTCACTTTCCAGCAGGTTGGAGGGTATGGCTCCGCAGTTGATTGGGATGAAAGGGTTATTGCGTCGGCTGCTCTGATTGTGAATAGACTGCGCGAAAAGCTCCTTCCCTGTTCCGGTTTCGCCTTGGAGTAGCACTGTGCTGTCTGAAGATGCGGCTCCTTTGGCCAGCTTTACTGTTTCCAGCAGGGTGGGGGAGGTTCCGAGAATACTGTCAAAAGTAAAATGTGCCCGTGTGCCTGCAATGTTCTGGGCCAGTTTGTAAATATCTTTGACCTCGTTGAAAGTGATTACAGCACCAAGGCGCTCTCCTCTCTCAGATGTCACCAGCTGGACCGTGAGAATAAGGCTGATGTGGTTTTTGCGGACTTTGAGGCGGACTTCTTTATTGGTCCATGATTCCGGGCATTCAGCCACATGGTCCAGATCAACTTTCAATCCCTGAAGTACGGATAGGGGCCTGTTTTCCAGATCGTCTCTTTTTAATATTTGTGCCCCTTCGCGGTTAACCCGCCAAATGTGTTTCTCACTGTTGATGATGATCAGACCGGTGCGGAAAAAAGAAATGGTCTGATCCAGAAAATTCAGGTTGGCAGCCAGCTCCCGGTTTCTGCGTAAAACACGGAGTTGCTGTTCTGCGGCTCTGGCCGCTGTTGTGACCATATAAAGGGTATGTGCATGAGCCTGCTTTGAAGAACCGAATACAGCTATAATGCCGATCAGCTTTTTATCCTTACCAAAAACCGGAGCAGTGGAACTGGTCTGATCATGGGCCTGCTGGCAGAAATGTTCATCATCAATAAGTTGAATGGGGGTTTTGAGTTTTTGGGTTAGTGATATGGCTGTAGTCCCTACATCCTTTTCCGTCCAGCGGTAGCCGGGGACACAATTTCTTGTCGTGGAATCCTCAATCAGTTCGTCTTTCCCGCGAATATGGAGGATGTATCCGTCCGAATCCACTGCGGCAATAATAAAATCATTGGGAAACAGAAGCTTGTAAAACTCATCGAACTGCGGTTTTAGAATGTTCAGTAGCTTTCTGTTCTGCCGCCGCCGCTCCGACAGCTCTGCCGGAGAGAGCATTTTCTGGTGCTTGTTTCTGCGTATGGGATCAATTCCATATTCCACTGACCGCTGGTATGACAGTTTTATTTCGCGTTTCATGGCTTCCGGACTGATTATCTGTCCTTCTTTTATGTCTGCCACTGTCTCTTTTTTATACATATTTAAGGTTCTCCCAGCATTCAGAACTGCCTTAATAAGTTGTGTTTTTATAAGTTTGTAGTTGCAGTTGCTTGAAATTATATAATAAAATCATTTGATGTGGCAACCCGGCAAATATCCATACGATACTAATATCGCAGGCCGAAGCTTTATGTGTCGCAGTGCTGTCTCAAAATAATACATGTCTCATTGTGAGGCATATATTGTCAATGCCGCATTCGCCAAGAGTTTTAGACGGATACTAAAAGAATATTGTCTCAATATGAGACAGTGTTTGGGCGGTGTCTTATTGTCTTCTTGATGTGTTGAGATGAAATATAGGCGGTTCTTGTTTCTAAAAAGTAAATAATTTCGATGTAATAAATATAGCAGACAGTTTTAGAATATGTGTTTGGCATCCCCTTTGCTTCATTGCACTGAAAAAATGGCACACCCTCATAGGCTAAATGCCTGAAAATATATCAACTGCCGGAATTACGGTAAGGAGAGTGCAGTGCAGACAGCGGATGTTTTAGTCATCGGTGGAGGTATCACCGGATCTACTACAGCTCTAGGGCTCATGCTCAAGGGGGCCGGTAAAGTGGTGCTCTTGGATGAGCAGCTCAAGAGCCAGCGTTTATCCCGGGGCAACTTCGGGCTGACCTGGTTCATGTGCAAGGGAGCGGGGTATCCCGGCTATTCTCTTTGGTGCCGGAAGGCAGCCAAGGCATGGCCTGAGTTTGCGGAAAAGCTCGAAGGTGAAAGCAAATACAATATTGAATTGGACTGGACCGGTGGCGCAGTACACGCTTTTGGGCAGGATGAATTGGACGGATTTGCAAAGTCTATAAAAACTATCCGGGAAGGCTGTGAAAGTGAAGGGATTGATTATCCCGTTGAAATTCTGGATAGACAGCAATTCGCTGACTTGATGCCGAAAATGACTCTAGGTGAAGACGTTGCGGGTGCTATGTTTACCAAGGAGCAGGGCCACGTTAATCCTTTGAAGCTTCTTGGTGCTGTCAGAAGCTGGTTCCAAAAACTGGGTGGAGTTTATAATGGTGCTGAGGGTGCTAAGGAGATTATCCCACAGTCCAATGGAACCGTTCTCGTTAAGACAGCCACTGAGACATATGAATGTAAGAAGCTCGTAATTGCTGCCGGACACGGTTCTGCAAGACTTACTGCTGCTCTTGGCGAGAAACTCAATATTTATCCCCAGCGCGGGCAGCTGATGGTAACAGCGCGTTGTGAACGAAAACTTGATTTTCCCCTGCTCAGCGTCCGTCAGACTCAGGACGGGACTTACATGATCGGTCTTTCAACAGAAAATACAGCTCTGGATGCACGGGTAACTGCAGACGCCATGAAGTCTCAAGCCGCAAACGCGGTACGGATTTTTCCTGAACTGGCAAATTTGAATTGGGTCAGGGCTTGGGGGGCTATCCGCGTTATGACTCCGGACGGCGGCCCCATCTACAGCAAGATTCCGGGCCATGACAATATAAGTGTTCTTGCCTTGCATTCCGGGGTTTCTTTAGCGCCCCTGCACACAGAAGTCATAGCTCCGTGGATATTAGGTAACACCACAGATAACCAAGTATCAGATTTTTCAAACGGACGGTTCAATGCTTAAACATTCCACAACTTCCACTGCTGAATTTAAACAGGATCAGGCTCCGGCTGAAACAGTTTCCGTCCTTCTGGACGGCGAGAAGGTTGATCTTCCAAAAGGTATCAGCATTGCCGCAGGGCTCCTTAGCATCGGTGAAATTATTTCGCGCATTTCACCTTCAGCACACAAACCGCGTTCTCCGCACTGTCTGATGGGCGTTTGTTATGAATGCCTCATGGAAATTGATGGTGTGGAACGGCAGGCATGCATGACAGACCCTGAAGAAGGCATGGTTATCAACCGCCATTTAGATTCCAAAGGAGAAGACGCATGAGTCGCCATTACGATGTAATTGTAATCGGTACCGGACCTGCCGGGCTGAGTGCAGCCACCCTGCTTACCAAAATGGGGCTCAATGTTCTGGCTTTGGACGAGCAGCAGCGTCCCGGTGGTCAGATCTACCGCAATGTGGAAGGAGCAGGAGAAGCTCGTTTAAACCTTTTCGGTCCCGACTATAGTGTCGGACTTGAGCTGGTGAACGAGTTTAGAGCTGCCAATGTTAACTATGAAGGCGGAGCTTCTGTCTGGCAGGTCGAGGCTGATGGCCGTATTTGTTATTCCAAAGACGGAAAATCCAGCAGGATCTCGGCCAACTATATCATCGCAGCCACCGGAGCCATGGAGCGTCCTGTACCCATCGAAGGCTGGACTCTTCCGGGAGTAATGGGTGCTGGCGCAGCGAATAATCTGGCCAAAGAAGCCGGACTGACCCCTAAGGGAAAAGTAGTTTTGGCCGGTAGCGGCCCCCTGTTGCTTCTCGAAGCTTCCATTTTGCTGAAAAAGGGCGTGGAGATTGCTGCCATTCTGGAGACCACAGACCTTATCCCGCCTGCGGACTCCGTAACCAAACTTCCTCAAGCTCTCATGGGCTGGAAGCTCCTTTATAAGGGTACAACCATGCTTTGGGAGCTCCAGAAGGCGGGGATTCCTCATTATCGGGGTGTCCGCAATATCCGCGCGCTGGGAGCCGATGCGCTGAGCGGGGTTGAAGCTACGGTCAAGGGAGAAACACTGAACTTTGATGCTGATTTGCTTCTGCTGCATTTCGGCGTTATCCCCAACACCCATATTTTCAGGCAGGCAGGCTGCCAAATGGTTTGGGACGAGAAGCTAAGATATTGGTACCCGTCCTGCGACAGTTGGGGCCGTACCAATTTTGAAAAAATATTTGCAGCAGGTGACGGCTGCCGGGTTCATGGAGCTGTGGCGGCGCGTCATAAAGGCACGTTGGCTGCTTTGGAAATTGCCTGCTGTCTGGGCATGATCCCTGAGTCTGAAAGGGACGATCTGGCTGAGCCTGTCCTTAAAGCTTTAAGGCAGGACAACCTGCCCCGGCCATTTATCGATGCCATGTATGCGCCTAAACCTTCACATTTCACGTTCGAAAATGAAACAGTACTTTGCCGGTGTGAGAATGTCACCGTTGGAGACGTCCGCAAGGTTCTGGATGAGGGGGTTCGCGAGCTGAACGAGGTGAAAATCATCACCCGTTGCGGCATGGGTCCTTGTCAGGGGCGGATGTGCGGTCCGGCATTGGCGGAAATAGTCGGAGAATATCTTTCCCTTGAGCCGGATCAGGCCGGGCTTCTGGTTGTACGTCCTCCTCTGAAACCTATTCCACTGAGTGAAGTGGCTGCCATGGATCTCGGTGATGGAGGAACAGACGGCGGCAACTGGTTGCTGGACAAGAAGTAACAAAACGAGGGGAACTTTCTCCCGTTGTAAATTATATCATTTTAAGGAGTTAAGATGAGTATTACAAGAATGGAAACAGCGAAGCGCATGAGTAGGATCGTCATTCATAATGATACCGTTTACCTTTGCGGACAGGTAGCGGACAACTCTGACGAACCTATCGGCCCTCAGACAGAAAGCATGCTTGCCAAGGTGGATGCTCTTTTGGAAAAGGCCGGCAGCAGCAGGGAACATATTCTTTCTGCCACAGTTTATGTTCGCGATATGAAGGATTTTGCAGGAATGAACGAAGTCTGGGACAACTGGGTTCCCGAAGGACATGCCCCCGCAAGAGCCTGTGTTGAAGCACGGATGGCCCGGCCTGAGCTTTTAGTGGAGGTTTCTGTTGTAGCGGCACTTAAGTAGTAAATGATTTCCATTTAGGAGGGATCTTCATGGAAAAATTCTTTAAATACGCATTAGCAGCTCTCATGAGCACTGTTGCCGCTCTTGAGTTCTACCAGGTAATAATGCGTTATATCTTTGAGTTGCCGGTGATGGGGTTGGATGAACTTTTGGTATATCCCACACTGTGGTTGTATTTCTTCGGTAGCGTGAATGCTTGTCGGGAAGATACCCAGATCAAGGCTAATGTCTTGGACATTTTTATGAAAACCGAACTCGGCAAACTGCGGGTGAGAGTAGTGGCCGACATAATGTCTTTGGTTGTCTCGTCGTGGTTGACCTGGTGGGCATGGGACTATTTCCTCTATGCTTTGAAGATTTGGAAAGAAAGCCCGACTCTTTATATCCCCACATTCTGGGCCGAATGTGCTTTTTTCATCGGCATGATGCTGATGACCATGTTTGTGCTCTGGCATCTTGTTAGAAATATCCGCCGCCTTATGTTGCTTGCGGATCAGCCGGCAGTTGCCGTTAAGGTAGGAGTATAGCATGGATATTGTTACCGTTTCTTTTATCGCCCTGGGTGTGCTGGTGCTGATGCTCAGCTTCGGTGTTCCGCTGCCTTTCTGTTTTGGCGGTGCTCTCATGGTCATGGTTTTTGTCGGGGATGCCACTATGAACGGCACCATGGTCTGGGGATACAGCCAGCTTGCCAACCCTGTGTTGCTTTGTATTCCACTGTTTGTCTTTGCGGGCACGCTAATGAGTGAAAGTGGAATCGCTGAAAGTCTACTACGTTTTGTTAACGTATTTGTGGGCCGCATCAGGGGCGGGCTGGGTGTTGTTGCAAGTGTCAGCTGTGCTTTGATCGGTGCCATCTCCGGCAGCGGTCTTACCGGCGTAGCCGCTACCGGCCCAATCCTTATCCCGGAAATGGCTTCCAAAGGTTATCCTCGCGGGTACGCAACAGCACTTGTTGCAAACTCATCAATCCTTGGCCTGCTTATTCCGCCAAGTGTAACAATGATCATTTACGGCTGGGTAACAGACACCTCAATTCTGGCCTGTTTTCTCGCAACTATGGGACCGGGAATACTGATCACCCTCCTGTTTTGCGGAGTTAACATGGTGCTGGCCCGTAAGTTTCCCTTGATTCTGGATCCCCCGCAGCCTGTACAGGAAACAGCCCGCGAAGCCGTTTCCATGACCTCTCGCGCACTGCCTGCGTTGATCATGCCTCTGATTATCCTTGGCGGCATATACGGCGGTATCATGACTCCGACCGAAGCTGCTGCTGTTGCTGTTATCTACGCAATCCCGGTTGGCCTTATGGTCTATAAGGGGTTGACCTTCAAGA is drawn from Desulfovibrio sp. JC022 and contains these coding sequences:
- a CDS encoding sigma-54-dependent Fis family transcriptional regulator; amino-acid sequence: MYKKETVADIKEGQIISPEAMKREIKLSYQRSVEYGIDPIRRNKHQKMLSPAELSERRRQNRKLLNILKPQFDEFYKLLFPNDFIIAAVDSDGYILHIRGKDELIEDSTTRNCVPGYRWTEKDVGTTAISLTQKLKTPIQLIDDEHFCQQAHDQTSSTAPVFGKDKKLIGIIAVFGSSKQAHAHTLYMVTTAARAAEQQLRVLRRNRELAANLNFLDQTISFFRTGLIIINSEKHIWRVNREGAQILKRDDLENRPLSVLQGLKVDLDHVAECPESWTNKEVRLKVRKNHISLILTVQLVTSERGERLGAVITFNEVKDIYKLAQNIAGTRAHFTFDSILGTSPTLLETVKLAKGAASSDSTVLLQGETGTGKELFAQSIHNQSSRRNNPFIPINCGAIPSNLLESELFGYVDGTFTGAAKGGKPGKFELANTGTILLDEIGDMPYRMQVKLLRVLETGEVYRIGADKPVKVDTRIIAATHVNLPTAIRDGRFREDLYYRLNVFPIHIPPLKERGRDDILLLASLFLKEGAASPPSLSPEAQNLLASYHWPGNVRELENCIQRALHLCGGETIEVKHLGMPHVIPEVPPHSSGTLDDVVRKTIQDILKKTNNNRALTAKLLGISRATLYRKIDKYRIHSQ
- a CDS encoding site-specific integrase, whose translation is MFYITSTNPTTGANERIYYIRYYKNGKSIEEKAGRQHQDRMTPAKANRLRVLRIEGRVDSNEERREKVRAKRAQKNVSRLWEAFYDAKQENRSIKDDRNRWRSYLLKDFGNKLPEEIATLDVDNLRRKLQDRGLAPGTVKQGLVLLKRILNFAAKRGLCEPINSGRLHFEMPKLNNTKTEDLTGKQLARLLEAIENEPNKSAGSLMLMALYTGMRKGEIYRLQWQDIDFERGFILIRAPKGGIDQRIPINTPARNVLEDQQTRTGNSEWIFPGRFEGHVKDMREHLERIRTNAGLPKDFRPMHGLRHVFASTLASSGQVDMYTLQKLLTHKSPAMVQRYAHLRDDAMQRASEVAGDMYKAMQKKKTTA
- a CDS encoding PAS domain S-box protein, with protein sequence MSSNTDDNFERLPEPISEVFESFSDFILFTDGGGRICSASARVVEFFECPLEGRRLWNILGVEASGIEDFIKAYPVAGVHEIPYGESGGSYSLRLIPLAGPYCSEGYVAVVTNNAPFVELHEAYEERMEDNIAALDDSIALFNALFEAAQDPTFLADSTFRILTSNPAAERLFGRSCALSGNSCLSIFSAKSSKVVREHFETCTTEIPVPFDELLTARHSSGKKIPVELTMHKVRLQTGTVFHLGLRDMTDIQRLETGLEETREQVDGMNVALRTVIESVEEEKKDMHEDFALQVREQIMPALDRMIKEPVPQMRRSFGRFIKERLSALAGETGDQFEDLLLKLTPREVEICRYIEAGKGTERIGELLSITADTVRTHRKNIRRKLGLQGKSVSLISYLKHQVGS
- a CDS encoding pentapeptide repeat-containing protein: MRWTIWWFCLGKWHRWGGTVSPNQNIPAGLFIRFCDIEQLSEEQLLARNLMGCCIGEKHSNWCQDNPTGPSYPPVYIDKDGNEYCIFHAPAECKFVELYDERKGGEQPSLMAGEDFNQLVFDRIQGVIDAGEDEEADNFSGYPESWNPRCNFAGTIFHKGIYQPNFLESFDIDLPPTSFHACEFHGRSNFSKTTFNGVASFTMAKFHKSITIRNTTFKSIADFSYSTFKSRASFFATQFRNETYFQFCRFLGYTKFEKSKLKTNVGFLKCEFDDVKFDSTHFLMRTFFIKSIFNKSAYFDNCTFNDVSFEEAKSQKAFRIQDSTLNESNFNSMIFHGSIDFNNSEFSNTADFTNTIFLNYSNFKNTKFQGTALFLHTHFKEWTYFRNAAFKGETTFAGAISKETILIESTDLSNLKLTETNIESFQFTECTWPTINGRKAIYDEKIALESDQTPDYLKLEEIYRRLKKIARQNNDEMQTSAWHYKEKEMMRKRLRQENGPGVIEKIAAKACACLPCDIERTKEKFSKLLTLTEKQRTPFLRFLNSAYWIVSGYGEEPLRAGIWMLIFILGAILPAFFGPEVNQVTNTLSDFIKGWMWYMPLMKVSDVDATGWNYLFKAIFNVTISIQAALFAFALRNKLRR
- a CDS encoding nucleotidyltransferase substrate binding protein, whose product is MFEEGYVEVKTMGPKPMMRFAFTADLIANVDNWIGYINARNDTSHDYSGDKADAILDIVDDFYDDVVDLYEKISKEAWK